The sequence TTTTCATAAACAAATCCTTTATTTATTATAGGCATGTAGCGAATGCATTTTTTATTCTCACACTTTATGTTCATTGAAATGCGTACATATACTATCATTTAGATTATGGCGCAATTGCAAACTATACACATAAAAAAACTATTGACTCAATTTTACTTATTTACACATTATTTTAATAGTAAAAATAGTCAATTAATTTTATGGAGAAATTACTTGGCATTCAAAAATCCTGTCAAATCTTTTTATGAAATATTCCAGCGATCCACATTTCCAACTTTTTTATTTATTGCGATAGTTACTGTTATACTACGGCTGCCTTCAGTCATTATTGACTTTATTCATGTTGATGTTATTACTTCATATTTGCTGGCAAAGCGGGAGTTGCTGGGATTAACCTCTTCAATGAACAAAGGCTTACTGTATCACTGGCTCATGAAATTTTCTATCACGCATATAGCAGATACACCATCATCGTTTCATTTTTTAGGGCTATTGTTTGTTTTGGGAACAATGTTGGGAATCTATCACCTTTCAAAGAAAATCTATGATAAAAAGGTTGGATTGTTTGCTGCTTTTTTGTATGGTATTGTCATTTCATGCTATCATACCGAGTATTTAGCAGCAAATGGTGAAATATTTTATAATCTGTTTAATATCTTTGCATTATATTTCTATTATTGTGCAGTATATGAAAAAAAGAAGCTTTATATATTTTTTATAGTAATAAATATTATTGCATCATATTTGATAAAGTTTCAGGGCATATTCATACTGCCGGTAATTCTATCACATTTTATTTTCATATTCCCTCTATCTTTTGACAGAGAAAAATATATACGATTTTATAAATATATTTTGGGTATAATTTCCATAACAGCACTTTTATGTATAGGGATTGTTGTTATTGTACAAGCTTATACTCACATACATATATTTGAAAGGATATATTCGGCACTTTATGGAATGTACTCATACGTTGCCAACAGGGGCTTTAATCCGTTATTAATTATTGCTAAATTATTGTGGAGGGTATATCAGTTTTCAATTTTTCATGCTTTTTTTTGGTATTCTGGTATTATATTGATTATCAATGTTATAAAAAATTTCAGAAAGCAAATGTTTGATAGTGGAACTGTATTGCTTGTGTATGTATCCATTTGCTTTTTTATTCTGATATTTGCGGCAGGTTCACGAGTTTCAGTACATTACTTTATTCCCCTCATGCCAGCAGTTGCGATGCTATCGGCCAAACAAATTCTTGATGTGTGTACTGAAAAAGGGAAAAAACTGGTATTATATCAGATTATTTTTACAATTCTTTTCTTTTTATTTTGGCATTACAAAGATTTATACATTTACAAATATAACCATAACCTCAAGCACAACGAAAGCAAATGTACTGAGATTTTCAGAATAGCTGTGATAGGATCGTATGGTGAATATTTGCTGCCGCATAAAAGCCTGCTGCCTGCAATAAAATATATTAATACACACTATCCTGGTTCCTCTATGCTTATATGGCCAATGGGAACAGAAATTGATTATTTCACAAGTGGCAATTCGGTGGTGCCTTCATACTGGTTTAATGAAGGGGCATTGTTTGCGATAGTTCAAAGGGAAAAGGGCAATGCCGCATATATACATGAACATGAAAAAAGCATTATCACTATAATTGGTAAATATAAACCTGATCTTTTTGTTGATGTTGGTAGTACTGATATGATAAAGAAAGTTATGGTGTACAGAAAAAAAGGAGAACCAGCATATTACTTTAACATTCATGAAACTCCTATATTACGATTGGGAAGGTTTGGAAGCCTTGATGATTTTCCAGCAATAATCGAATACCTTAATGCACATTATGAATTTAAAGGATATTATGGGAAGGCGCGAATATGGACAAAAAAATAATTAATAAGAAGTGTTATTTTTATATACTGATGTTTTTTGTAATACTGGCTCTTCGCATACCTGCTTTGTATCACACCATTATTGATATTGATGAAGCTGCATTTGCAGAATTTGCAAATAAGTGGTTGGGGGGAGCTATACCCTATGCAGGCGTATACGATAACAAGCCGGTATTGACTTATTTTTTTTATTATATAATATTTTATCTTTTTGGTACTAATAATCTTTTTGCCGTTCATGTAGCAACAATTTTTGTGGTGTTTATATCCGCTTCTATTCTTTATTCATTTGTTGTAAGGATAGCTGGAATAGATGTGGCAAAGGCAGCCAGTTTATTTTTTATATTTTTAATGCATACGTATGAGCCAAAATATATAGCAACAAATACAGAAACATTGTATACGCTTCCCGTGTTGCTGTCGTTTATAGCTTATTATTGTGTTGTGTTGAAAAATAAGAATATTTTTTATCTGTTATTGTCTGGTATATGTGCAGGCATATCGTTTTTAATTAATTACAAAGCAGGTGTTATATTAGCTGCCTTTGGCGTATTTGGAGTATATACAATATTCTATGCTGAAAATAAAATGAATGAATTTATACAACAAATAAAAATTCTAACATTGGTTTTTTTAGGCTTTCTCATGCCTATATTTGTAGCAATAGCGTATTTTTATCATAAAGGTGCTTTGAGTGATTTCATAAACCTTGGTTTTTTGTATAATTTTAAATACATTCAAAGTGGCATGACAACAGTTCCGTATCTTAAAGCTGTTGCACGGTTTTTATTGTTTGTTATATGCAGTCTTCCATTATGGATTATTATTGTACAAAAACTTATAGCAAGGTTACATGCTACCAGCAATGATAAAAATCTGCTTGTATTGCTTACGATATGGTTAGTTGGCAGCATTTTTGCAGTGATGCTTGGGTGGCGGGCATATGGTCACTATTTTATCCAGTTGGTTCTACCACTTTCAATGTTAGCCGGATTGTTTTTTTTCCATGTGCCATCACATTATAAAAGAATGACATATATATATTTTGTGGTACTTGCTATAATTTTTACTATCTCTCGAATTAATATTCCTCTTACTTACCATTATCTTGGCGATAGCAATGCATTATCAGATGTTGCCTACAAAAAAGTTGCTGCAAGGGTGCAGCAAATAACATCTCCGCATGACACGATGTTTGTGTGGGGCTCAGGAGCTGTGGCTTATATTTATGCTAACAGACGTTGTTCATCAAAGATTATTATTACTGATTATGTTTCGGGGCGACAATTTGGTGTATCCAATGAAGATATGGGTGAAAACGTTAATAAGTATATTCAGTATCTTCGTGAAGAATTTATGAGTGAATTTATGAAAAAGCCTCCTGAAGTATTTATTGATACTTCCCCATCAGGATATTTTGGGTATGACAGATTTCCTTTAAGTAAATTCCCAACGCTTAGTAAAATGATTTACACTCATTATACATTTTATACTAGTATTGATAAAATGAATATGTATTTACGCAATGATTATATAAAAAAGTAGAAAGCTATCCGATTATTTTTATGAAAAATTATTGACACGTACGCTATATTTAATATGAAGGTTTTCATGCTTTGCTGGCGTAGCTCAATCGGTAGAGCAGCTGATTTGTAATCAGCGGGTTGGGGGTTCGATTCCTCTCGCCAGCTTTAAAGGGTGAGGTTCCCGAGCGGCCAAAGGGGGCAGACTGTAAATCTGTTGGCGAAGCCTTCGGTGGTTCGAATCCACCCCTCACCAAATAAATAAAAAGAGCTATCGCTTATAATTGTGCGATAGCTCTTTTTTATTGGGACTGGTATCCAGAAATGTCAGTATGCGTGATTAAGGCTGAAAGATTTTAGATTGCCTGGTTTAATTTTTCTAGCATTTCATTTATTTGAGTATCGGTCAGTCCATGTGCCTTGCTTCCCTGTTCAATGGTTTCGTATATACCAATGTGGCAACCAATACAGTGCAAACCATATGAAGCAAGAATCTGTGCTGCAGTTGGATATTTTTGAACAAGTTCGCCAAAGGTCATATCTTTTGTAATTGTATTTTTCATTTTAAAAACCTCATCTGCTGTAATATAATTGTATTGCATATAATATAGCATGGAGGGTTTCTGTTTTCAGAATATTATTTTTTAATTGAATATAATTACTGCATTATATAGTATGGTACACGTTAGATTTGGTTTAATGTTGTTCAATGTTCTTCATATCCTTAAAAAAGATTCAAGACTTCATTTGAAAGCATATGGATTTGAATATGAAATGTAAGATGCTTTTATGTACCAGGGTAAATATTTTTCTTCTTGTAGTAATATTTGTGTATTTTTTTAATTTTAAAAATTTGCATGCAGACAATTTTGCACGTGCAAGTTTATCAGACTGTCTACAGATAGCATTACAAAACAATATAAATATAAAAATGGCAATGGAGGATGTCAACACTGCATTGTTGAATATGAAAATCACTCAGGGAAGTAACAACATACAGGTAAATGGTACTGTTCAGACTATTGAAATATTGAAATCAAATGCAGTGAATAGTTCATTCAATGTCCCCGGCAAAGATACACTTATAGGTTTGTTTGTTGGTGCGCAGGCAAGTTACAAACTGTATGATGCCAATAAAAATAATTATGAGCGATTGCGTTTGCTTGAATATAATAATGTGGTATTATCAGCTTTGAAGGTAAAAAATAATGTTATCCGCGATGTCAAAATAGCGTATTATCAGTTAGCATTTGCAAAAAAGAAAAGTGAATTACTGGAAAAATTGGTAAAAAGCTTTGAAATAAAATATGCTAATGTTGAACAACTATTTAAAAATGGGCAAAGAACCATGCTTGATGTTTCAAAGGCACAGGTTGACCTGACTAATGCCCAATTGAATTACCAAAGAGCACAGAATGAATTTGCAGTTGCAAAAAATAAATTGTTATCACTGATGGGCATTCAAATTGAACCGTTTGATATAGATACTACTGGTTTTGATATCGATAGCTCTGTAGCTGATATACCACACAGTCTGGATGAGTTACTTGAACTAGCATCACAGTATTCTTTTGATATTAAATCTGCAGAAATTAATCAGGAAATTGCAAAAACACAGATAGATATTGAAAAAGACAAACGCTTTCCGGTTATAAATATTATTGCATCACTTGGATATGAAAACAGATCTATTCAGAATGGCGAGTTTACAGAATCATTGTCGGATAAAAATAATTGGAAGCCTACTATGCATGCTGGTGTAACAGCAAATTTCCCTATTTTTACTAGTGGTGTGTTATCTTCAAGTATTGACCGTGCTGCTGTTACCTATAATAAAGCCATGTATAATAGTAAAACAACTGTAGATACTCTGCAGGGGAGTATTAAAAGTTACTATACTTCATTAAAAGATATGAAAGTGCAATTGAATATATCACGCCAATTAATAGAAAATGCTAAGAAATATCTGGATTTAGTTCAGAAAAATTATGACAGGGGAATAATAACCCAAAATGAATTACAGGATGCAGAGTTGAATTATATAAATGCAACTATCGATTTTGTAAAAATTCTTACTGATTATTATATTAATTATAATCAATTAATAAGTTTATTGTGTATTGATGAAAATATTCTTTTTTCAAAAGAGGTTAATGCCAAATGATACAACAGTTGTTTTTAAATAATAAGAAAAAATTTGTCATTGCTGGTATTGTCATAATTATTCTTATAATAATATATTTTTGGGGATCTGGGGTTGATGATTCAGAGTATATTTATGATTACGATAAAGTTATAGTAGGTGAAATATCAAAGACTATTTCCACAACTGGGACAATTGACCTATTAGAACCTGTTTCTATATTATGCCAGGTTAATGGTGTTGTGCAGAAGGTATATGTGGATTTTAATCAGCATGTAAAGCAAAATCAATTATTGGCCTTAATCGATGCTGGGGATTTACAGAATGATATCTTAAAAATGCAGAAAAGACTTGAACAATTAAATATTGATTTAAAGAATATGGAAAATGATGTTCAGGTTAAAAGAAGCATGTACAAAGAGCATATGATTTCTGTCAGTGCTCTTGAAATGGCTGAAAATGAATACAAAAAGATGCAGCTGACATATAGCCAGGTACTGGTTGATTATAAAAATTTACTCCAGATGCAGAAAAATACACGAATTTATGCTCCAATTAGCGGTATTATTGTATCGCGTGATATTAATGAATCCGATCCAGTTGTACGAAATAAACGGTTATTCCTGATGGTACATGATTTGAAAACCATGCAAATTATGGTGGTAATAGATGAAACTGATATTGGCAAAGTAAAAAATGACCAGAAGATACGATTTACAGTGAATGCCTATCCTGATCAGACATTTACCGGAGCTATCAGGCAAATCAGGTTTAATCCCGTTAACAGGGGAGGGGTTATAACGTATGATGCGGTTGCGATATGCGATAATTCCCAGTATTTATTAAAACCGGGTATGACAGCAATAGTTACCATTGAAGTTGATAAAAAGCAAAATGTCTTAAGAGTTCCCAATGATGCGTTTACAGTTATTCCACCTTTTATTGATAAGTACAAGCTTGATAAGAATAAAAAGTATATTTGGAAGAAGAAAAGAGGATCAATTGTCCCAGTTGAAGTACAAACCGGATTATATGGGGATATGTATACTGAAATTAAAAAAGGCGATATAAAACCAGGTGATACTATTCTTCTACGTGTACGAAAACAGATTTCAATTAAAAAGTAATATTACCTGTATGAACACTCCAATAATTAATATTGAAAATCTACACAAGATTTACAAGTTAAGCGAGGAAGTTTCAGTTCATGCCTTGAAAGGCGTGTCACTGAAAGTGAAAAGAGGTGAATTTGTTGCAATAATGGGAGCTTCTGGCTCAGGAAAATCTACGTTTATGAATATATTGGGTTTTTTGGATACGCCTACTTCGGGAAGATATATATTAGATGGCATTGATGGTACATCTTTAAATGATAATCAAAAAGCTGAAATACGGAATAGAAAAATTGGCTTTGTATTTCAGGGGTTCAATTTGCTTTCACGTACTCCAGCTATAGAGAATGTGGAAATGCCGCTATTTTATAGGGGTGGCTTTACTCATGAAGAGATGAAAAACAGGGCAAAAAAGCTTTTGGCAATGGTTGGATTATCCGGAAGAGAGATGCATCATCCCAATGAACTATCTGGTGGTGAGCAGCAGCGTGTTGCAATTGCACGGGCATTGATAAATGACCCTGCTATATTGCTTGCCGATGAGCCAACAGGCAACCTAGATACAAAGAATACATACGAAATTATGAATGTATTTACCAGACTAAATAAGGATTATAATATCACAATTGTAATGGTAACACATGAGCCTGATGTTGCTGAGTATGCCGATAGAAAGGTTGTTTTCAAAGATGGCATGATTATCGATGACAGTCCAATTAAAAAGTTAAAAAGAAGCAGAAAATAGTATGGATTTTACTAATCTTTTAATCACTGCATTACGGTCACTTTCGAAAAATAAAGTTAGGTCAATGCTCACAAGTATTGGCATAATAATTGGTGTTTCTTCGGTCATAGTGATGATTGGAATAGGAAGAAGTGCTCAGATTACAGTTGAAGAAAGGGTGGGTACCTATGGGAAAAATGCAATGGAGATTGCTTCCTTTAGAAATTTATTGACTGAAGCCGATGCACAAAATATTAAAAGCAAATTTCCTCAGGTGCAATATGTTTCTATTGTCATTACAAAATCCAGTGTGCAGGTCAATTATAAAGACCGTTCAACGATAAGCGGCATGTACGGTGTGGAAAACGACTATTTTAAAATGAAATTGTGGCCTTTGACCTCAGGTAGATATTTTACAGACGTTGAAATAGCTACACATGAAAAGGTTGTTATAATAGGTGCAACAGTGATGAAGGATATCTTTATTTACGAAGAACCAGTGGGGAATATTTTAATTATCAATAATGTACCTTTTAAAGTAATTGGAGTGTTGTCAGAACTTGGTGAATCATTTGGTGGTAAGGATTTTGATAATGTAGTAGTGATACCTTATGGTGCAGCGCAGCGTAAAATAATTGGTAACAATAAAATTGACCGTATATATGTATCAGTGTATTCAGATAAACAAATGGATGAGGCGGTAGAACTTATTAAAAATTACCTGAACAGAGTGCATATGATAACATCTGATACTAATGAGTTCAGGATAACAACCAGTAAACAGAAGCTTGAAATGGCTGAATATATTTCCAAAACATTATCACTGTTGCTGGCGGGTATTGCATCAATTTCGCTTTTTGTGGGGGGTGTTGGCATAATGAATATTATGCTTGTGTCTGTAAGTGAGCGTACTCGCGAAATAGGGATACGAATGGCTATAGGTGCAAAAAAGCGGGATATATTGAGTCAATTCTTAATAGAATCGGTAACTTTAAGTGGATTAGGTGGCATTGTTGGAATTGTATTGGGGTTAATTGTGTATTACATAATAACCTATATAGTAGAATGGCCTTATATATTTTCGCTTACTTCAATTCTATTATCATTTGTTTTTGCATGTGCAGTTGGCATATTTTTTGGGTATTATCCTGCCAAAAAAGCTGCTGATTTAAAGCCTATTGAAGCATTACGGTATGAATAAATATTTAAAATTTTCTTTAAATCCCTTCAAGACATAATCCATAATATTCCGATATTATATCTGACATAAAAAAATATATTGTAATATGAATAATTTATAGTATCCCCGGTAGGACAATTGCGAATCAAGGAGGAATATTATGATGAGGTGACAAACATTGAAAGACATAATTGCAATTAAAAGGTTTAAGCGATTTTTACAGATTGAAAAGGGGCTTTCTCCTAATTCTATTTATTCGTATACGTATGATTTAAAAAAATTTGCAGATTTTCTTGCACGAAGAAATAAAACAATACTTAATGCCACGCAGGATGATGTGGAGCAATTTTTGTTTTTTGAAAAAAACAAAAAGCGAAATTCTGCACGTACTCTTGCGCGTTCTTTGGCAGCAATAAGGCAATTTTATAATTATATAGCTAGCATTGAGAATATAAACAACCCAACAGTAAAAATTGAGACCCCTCATTTTCAGAAAACATTGCCAGATTTTTTATCAATTGAAGAAATAGATAGGCTTTTTGCATCAATCAGGGAAGATGATATATATCAACTTAGAGATAAAGCTATATTTGAATTGTTATATTCAGCAGGGTTGAGGATATCTGAAGCAGTTGAGTTAAAAGTTGTTGATGTTGATTTGAAAAATAAATTTTTAAAGGTATTGGGCAAAGGCAATAAAGAAAGAATTGTGCCAATTGGTGATGAAGCAAAACGCCTGATAGAAAAATACCTTAATGATTCCCGCCCTATTATTTTAGGAAACAGAGTAAGTGAATATCTTTTTATAAGCAAAAAAGGTGGTATGTTGAATCGAAAATCAGTGTGGCGCCTGCTCAAAGGATATGCAAAAATGGTTGACATACGTAAAAACATAACGCCACATACGTTGCGCCATTCATTTGCCACGCATTTACTAGAGCGTGGAGCAGATCTTAGGGCAGTTCAGGAATTGCTGGGACATGTTGATATTTCCACAACACAGATATACACACATTTAGCCCGTAAGCAATTGCAGGAAATTCATAAACGTTTCCATCCAAAAGGGTAACAGCATAAGGATTTGGTATGGCGATAGCTCATGTTTTCAGATTTTTGCTTTTAATAGCCTTTGTTTTGATATCAGGTTGTGTACCTCCGCCAGAATATCTGGCCAAAACTGGCAAGAGAATTGGACTTGATAATGATTATATTAAAGTCCTTTTATTGCGTGACCAGTTAAAAGTTGAAATAGTAACCACAGCAAAGACAAAAGTAACAAAGCTACAAAACAATGCTATTGTATATAATGGGGATGCTAAGCGATTTGTAGTATTTGATAATCAGCTTTCTCAGGCACTTCAATTTGAATCGTGGAATAATGAAATTCAGGTAAATGGTATTAGTGTACGTGGTATGATTCAGCTTTACCCTGTTGTGGGGAAAATACAGGTGGTCAATGTGTTAAAAATGAATGAATATCTGTACGGAGTATTGCCTTCAGAGATAATGCCAGGTTGGCCTATGGAAGTTCTGAAAGCACAGGCTGTTGCAGCGCGCACCTATGCGTATTATCATTTGATGAAAACGGGCAGTACTTACTTTGATCTATATGGAACCCATAATTTTCAGGTATATAAAGGAAAGACAGTTGAAACACAAGCAACAAACAAAGCTGTGGATACCACCGCAGGCATCATCATGACGTATAATAATAAACCTATACTTGCATATTTCCATTCAACATGTGGTGGTAAAACTACCGATGATAGATATGTATGGCAGGGTGAGGATCTACCGTATCTAAACTCGGTAGTATGCCCGTATTGTAAAAATTCGCCTAATTATAGTTGGCAGGTTGAGCTTACATTAAATGAAATATATGAGGCGCTGGTGAAACGGTATAAAGCGGTAGGAAAGATTAAAGCAATCACGTTAGGGCGGGAAGATACTCGTGTAACTGTAGTAAAAATAGAACATGAAAATGGTTTAATAAGGATGAGTGGAAATGATTTTCGCTTGATGTTTGAAGCAAAAAAGATAAAAAGCCTGTATTTTGAAGCAAAGCAAACACCAACAGGATTAATGTTAACAGGCCATGGATGGGGGCATGGAGTAGGTATGTGCCAGTGGGGTGCAAAGGAAATGGCACAGCAGGGAATGCGATTTGATCAAATACTTACCTATTATTACAGAGGTATACAAATAGTTGCCTATAATGGACCAAGGTGATGTATAAATATATATGACTATATATCAAATACTGAAACTTTATTACATGAGCTATCGCATATAAATAAAAATCAAATTTATTACCAATTCTTAAAGTATATTACAAGTACATAGTAGAGAAAAATTTTTATTGCGTTCTATTTACAAATTTTACAATTGGTAGCATGGATAAAAATTTATATTTGTTGAGTAGCTATTATTTTGAGCTTCCCGAAGATCTGATTGCCAAGCATCCATCTTCAAAACGGGAAGAATCCAGGCTGTTTGTTCTTGAAAGAAAAAGCAGACGATATATACATGAAAAATTCTATAATTTACCCCAATATATTAATAACAATGATATTTTGATATTTAACAATGCTAAAGTAATTCCTGCCCGAATATATTGTACACGTAACACAGGGGCAATAGTAGAACTGGTTTTGACAAAAAAATTACAAAATGGTATGTGGGAAGCTATCTGCAACCGTTTAAAAAGAATCAAACCAGGTGAAGTGTTACATCCAATAAAGAATAATTCAATTTCGATAGCTATTGAGGAAAAACACCAAACAGGTATAACAGTAAAATTTGAGCCTTCCCTAGATTATGCAATGCTTGAAGAAATTGGGGAGATACCTCTCCCACCGTACATACAACGCTCTCCAGATAAAACAGATTATGAGCGGTATCAGACGGCTGTATGCTAAGGAATATGGAGCGGTAGCAGCACCTACAGCT comes from Spirochaetota bacterium and encodes:
- a CDS encoding glycosyltransferase family 39 protein, yielding MAFKNPVKSFYEIFQRSTFPTFLFIAIVTVILRLPSVIIDFIHVDVITSYLLAKRELLGLTSSMNKGLLYHWLMKFSITHIADTPSSFHFLGLLFVLGTMLGIYHLSKKIYDKKVGLFAAFLYGIVISCYHTEYLAANGEIFYNLFNIFALYFYYCAVYEKKKLYIFFIVINIIASYLIKFQGIFILPVILSHFIFIFPLSFDREKYIRFYKYILGIISITALLCIGIVVIVQAYTHIHIFERIYSALYGMYSYVANRGFNPLLIIAKLLWRVYQFSIFHAFFWYSGIILIINVIKNFRKQMFDSGTVLLVYVSICFFILIFAAGSRVSVHYFIPLMPAVAMLSAKQILDVCTEKGKKLVLYQIIFTILFFLFWHYKDLYIYKYNHNLKHNESKCTEIFRIAVIGSYGEYLLPHKSLLPAIKYINTHYPGSSMLIWPMGTEIDYFTSGNSVVPSYWFNEGALFAIVQREKGNAAYIHEHEKSIITIIGKYKPDLFVDVGSTDMIKKVMVYRKKGEPAYYFNIHETPILRLGRFGSLDDFPAIIEYLNAHYEFKGYYGKARIWTKK
- a CDS encoding glycosyltransferase family 39 protein, which codes for MDKKIINKKCYFYILMFFVILALRIPALYHTIIDIDEAAFAEFANKWLGGAIPYAGVYDNKPVLTYFFYYIIFYLFGTNNLFAVHVATIFVVFISASILYSFVVRIAGIDVAKAASLFFIFLMHTYEPKYIATNTETLYTLPVLLSFIAYYCVVLKNKNIFYLLLSGICAGISFLINYKAGVILAAFGVFGVYTIFYAENKMNEFIQQIKILTLVFLGFLMPIFVAIAYFYHKGALSDFINLGFLYNFKYIQSGMTTVPYLKAVARFLLFVICSLPLWIIIVQKLIARLHATSNDKNLLVLLTIWLVGSIFAVMLGWRAYGHYFIQLVLPLSMLAGLFFFHVPSHYKRMTYIYFVVLAIIFTISRINIPLTYHYLGDSNALSDVAYKKVAARVQQITSPHDTMFVWGSGAVAYIYANRRCSSKIIITDYVSGRQFGVSNEDMGENVNKYIQYLREEFMSEFMKKPPEVFIDTSPSGYFGYDRFPLSKFPTLSKMIYTHYTFYTSIDKMNMYLRNDYIKK
- a CDS encoding DUF1858 domain-containing protein; its protein translation is MKNTITKDMTFGELVQKYPTAAQILASYGLHCIGCHIGIYETIEQGSKAHGLTDTQINEMLEKLNQAI
- a CDS encoding TolC family protein translates to MKCKMLLCTRVNIFLLVVIFVYFFNFKNLHADNFARASLSDCLQIALQNNINIKMAMEDVNTALLNMKITQGSNNIQVNGTVQTIEILKSNAVNSSFNVPGKDTLIGLFVGAQASYKLYDANKNNYERLRLLEYNNVVLSALKVKNNVIRDVKIAYYQLAFAKKKSELLEKLVKSFEIKYANVEQLFKNGQRTMLDVSKAQVDLTNAQLNYQRAQNEFAVAKNKLLSLMGIQIEPFDIDTTGFDIDSSVADIPHSLDELLELASQYSFDIKSAEINQEIAKTQIDIEKDKRFPVINIIASLGYENRSIQNGEFTESLSDKNNWKPTMHAGVTANFPIFTSGVLSSSIDRAAVTYNKAMYNSKTTVDTLQGSIKSYYTSLKDMKVQLNISRQLIENAKKYLDLVQKNYDRGIITQNELQDAELNYINATIDFVKILTDYYINYNQLISLLCIDENILFSKEVNAK
- a CDS encoding efflux RND transporter periplasmic adaptor subunit, with translation MIQQLFLNNKKKFVIAGIVIIILIIIYFWGSGVDDSEYIYDYDKVIVGEISKTISTTGTIDLLEPVSILCQVNGVVQKVYVDFNQHVKQNQLLALIDAGDLQNDILKMQKRLEQLNIDLKNMENDVQVKRSMYKEHMISVSALEMAENEYKKMQLTYSQVLVDYKNLLQMQKNTRIYAPISGIIVSRDINESDPVVRNKRLFLMVHDLKTMQIMVVIDETDIGKVKNDQKIRFTVNAYPDQTFTGAIRQIRFNPVNRGGVITYDAVAICDNSQYLLKPGMTAIVTIEVDKKQNVLRVPNDAFTVIPPFIDKYKLDKNKKYIWKKKRGSIVPVEVQTGLYGDMYTEIKKGDIKPGDTILLRVRKQISIKK
- a CDS encoding ABC transporter ATP-binding protein; this encodes MINIENLHKIYKLSEEVSVHALKGVSLKVKRGEFVAIMGASGSGKSTFMNILGFLDTPTSGRYILDGIDGTSLNDNQKAEIRNRKIGFVFQGFNLLSRTPAIENVEMPLFYRGGFTHEEMKNRAKKLLAMVGLSGREMHHPNELSGGEQQRVAIARALINDPAILLADEPTGNLDTKNTYEIMNVFTRLNKDYNITIVMVTHEPDVAEYADRKVVFKDGMIIDDSPIKKLKRSRK
- a CDS encoding ABC transporter permease → MDFTNLLITALRSLSKNKVRSMLTSIGIIIGVSSVIVMIGIGRSAQITVEERVGTYGKNAMEIASFRNLLTEADAQNIKSKFPQVQYVSIVITKSSVQVNYKDRSTISGMYGVENDYFKMKLWPLTSGRYFTDVEIATHEKVVIIGATVMKDIFIYEEPVGNILIINNVPFKVIGVLSELGESFGGKDFDNVVVIPYGAAQRKIIGNNKIDRIYVSVYSDKQMDEAVELIKNYLNRVHMITSDTNEFRITTSKQKLEMAEYISKTLSLLLAGIASISLFVGGVGIMNIMLVSVSERTREIGIRMAIGAKKRDILSQFLIESVTLSGLGGIVGIVLGLIVYYIITYIVEWPYIFSLTSILLSFVFACAVGIFFGYYPAKKAADLKPIEALRYE
- the xerD gene encoding site-specific tyrosine recombinase XerD, with amino-acid sequence MKDIIAIKRFKRFLQIEKGLSPNSIYSYTYDLKKFADFLARRNKTILNATQDDVEQFLFFEKNKKRNSARTLARSLAAIRQFYNYIASIENINNPTVKIETPHFQKTLPDFLSIEEIDRLFASIREDDIYQLRDKAIFELLYSAGLRISEAVELKVVDVDLKNKFLKVLGKGNKERIVPIGDEAKRLIEKYLNDSRPIILGNRVSEYLFISKKGGMLNRKSVWRLLKGYAKMVDIRKNITPHTLRHSFATHLLERGADLRAVQELLGHVDISTTQIYTHLARKQLQEIHKRFHPKG
- a CDS encoding SpoIID/LytB domain-containing protein, with the translated sequence MAIAHVFRFLLLIAFVLISGCVPPPEYLAKTGKRIGLDNDYIKVLLLRDQLKVEIVTTAKTKVTKLQNNAIVYNGDAKRFVVFDNQLSQALQFESWNNEIQVNGISVRGMIQLYPVVGKIQVVNVLKMNEYLYGVLPSEIMPGWPMEVLKAQAVAARTYAYYHLMKTGSTYFDLYGTHNFQVYKGKTVETQATNKAVDTTAGIIMTYNNKPILAYFHSTCGGKTTDDRYVWQGEDLPYLNSVVCPYCKNSPNYSWQVELTLNEIYEALVKRYKAVGKIKAITLGREDTRVTVVKIEHENGLIRMSGNDFRLMFEAKKIKSLYFEAKQTPTGLMLTGHGWGHGVGMCQWGAKEMAQQGMRFDQILTYYYRGIQIVAYNGPR
- a CDS encoding S-adenosylmethionine:tRNA ribosyltransferase-isomerase is translated as MDKNLYLLSSYYFELPEDLIAKHPSSKREESRLFVLERKSRRYIHEKFYNLPQYINNNDILIFNNAKVIPARIYCTRNTGAIVELVLTKKLQNGMWEAICNRLKRIKPGEVLHPIKNNSISIAIEEKHQTGITVKFEPSLDYAMLEEIGEIPLPPYIQRSPDKTDYERYQTAVC